A section of the Streptomyces sp. V3I8 genome encodes:
- a CDS encoding helix-turn-helix domain-containing protein: MTTTNHSPAVPVHPALTSLRQARERFLTGTPPPAGTEGLPGVPEEVAAAWRRARFFGVPHDRRESPRPARATGSPLLPAARPVLERVAPALVRARSALLLTDERLGVLWSGGNAPDDERCRDLSEDQVGHNSAALALRERRRAEVHGPEHFLDLWQEVSAVSVPVLAPENGRVLGTVTVASGLHADRSPHPGAALAEATATAVEAELLTRSRTAERVLLDAYQRAASRPGAAVVALDGRNRLLTEAAAGLLSPAAVEVLERSTDPAHRTHPAPHGHELRLPDGAGTARIARVCHRGAVIGVVAVLEPPPGGGPPAARRSRTGPAGGSVPWRHATARAAELVHAGGPLLLTGERGTGKTTLARELLAAHGVPAPAVVDAAEGPVRALAARLAALTDGAPLLLRHAEELAQCDIAPLNSLLDAHPHVPLLVTHTPGTAPGPCLQRLLDILAARSVALPALRERAQDIRGLLSDLTPGPAPGEPPLTWALDALHALERHPWPGNVTELAHLVRALAERRRTTGPVRRAELPDPVREGPAARPLSPMEHAERTAVLEALRRHGGNKARTAAALGIARATLYRKLRAYRSG; the protein is encoded by the coding sequence GTGACCACCACGAACCACTCCCCCGCAGTCCCCGTCCACCCCGCCCTCACGTCCCTGCGCCAGGCACGCGAGCGGTTCCTGACGGGCACCCCGCCGCCCGCGGGCACCGAGGGCCTGCCGGGCGTACCGGAAGAGGTCGCCGCCGCCTGGCGCCGCGCCCGCTTCTTCGGCGTACCGCACGACCGACGGGAGTCGCCCCGCCCCGCCCGCGCCACCGGGTCCCCCCTGCTGCCTGCCGCTCGCCCGGTGCTGGAGAGAGTCGCCCCCGCCCTCGTCCGCGCCCGGTCGGCGCTGCTCCTCACCGACGAGCGGCTGGGGGTGCTGTGGTCGGGTGGGAACGCGCCGGACGACGAGCGGTGCCGTGATCTCTCCGAGGACCAGGTAGGACACAACAGCGCGGCACTCGCCCTGCGTGAACGGCGCCGCGCGGAAGTGCACGGCCCCGAGCACTTCCTCGACCTGTGGCAGGAGGTGTCCGCGGTCAGCGTCCCGGTGCTGGCGCCGGAGAACGGCCGGGTCCTGGGCACGGTGACCGTGGCGTCCGGCCTGCACGCCGACCGCTCACCGCATCCGGGGGCCGCCCTCGCCGAGGCCACCGCGACGGCCGTCGAGGCGGAGCTCCTGACCCGCTCGCGCACGGCGGAACGCGTCCTGCTCGACGCCTACCAGCGGGCCGCCTCCCGGCCGGGGGCCGCGGTCGTGGCACTGGACGGGCGGAACCGCCTGCTGACCGAGGCGGCGGCAGGTCTGCTGTCACCGGCCGCGGTGGAGGTGCTGGAGCGGAGCACGGACCCCGCGCACCGCACCCACCCGGCCCCGCACGGACACGAACTGCGGCTGCCCGACGGCGCCGGCACCGCGCGGATCGCGCGGGTGTGCCATCGGGGCGCCGTCATCGGCGTGGTCGCCGTGCTCGAACCGCCGCCCGGCGGCGGGCCTCCTGCCGCGCGGCGGTCCCGCACCGGGCCCGCCGGCGGCTCGGTCCCCTGGCGGCACGCGACCGCCCGGGCGGCGGAGCTGGTACACGCCGGGGGGCCGTTGCTGCTGACCGGTGAGCGCGGCACCGGCAAGACCACCCTGGCGAGGGAGCTGCTGGCCGCGCACGGCGTACCGGCGCCGGCGGTCGTGGACGCGGCGGAGGGACCCGTCCGCGCCCTTGCCGCCCGCCTGGCGGCGCTGACGGACGGCGCCCCGCTCCTGCTGCGCCACGCCGAGGAACTCGCGCAGTGCGACATCGCCCCGCTCAACTCCCTGCTCGACGCGCATCCGCATGTGCCGCTCCTCGTCACCCACACCCCCGGCACCGCCCCCGGACCGTGCCTGCAGCGGCTGCTGGACATCCTGGCCGCCCGCTCGGTGGCGCTCCCGGCCCTGCGGGAACGCGCACAGGACATCAGGGGACTGCTGTCGGACCTGACGCCGGGGCCCGCACCGGGCGAGCCCCCTCTCACCTGGGCACTGGACGCCCTGCACGCCCTGGAACGCCATCCCTGGCCCGGCAACGTCACCGAACTCGCGCACCTCGTACGAGCGTTGGCCGAACGGCGGCGCACGACGGGACCGGTCCGGCGCGCCGAGCTCCCGGACCCGGTCCGGGAGGGGCCGGCGGCACGGCCGCTGAGCCCGATGGAGCACGCCGAGCGCACCGCCGTCCTGGAGGCGCTGCGCCGGCACGGCGGCAACAAGGCGCGGACCGCGGCGGCGCTGGGCATCGCCCGCGCCACCCTGTACCGCAAACTGCGTGCCTACAGGAGCGGTTGA
- a CDS encoding LLM class flavin-dependent oxidoreductase, whose amino-acid sequence MSDIPLGVLDLVPVSSGSTAADALRNSIDLAQRAERLGYARHWFAEHHLNPGVAGTSPAVVLALTASATSTIRLGSGAVQLGHRTALSTVEEFGLIDALHPGRLDLGLGRSGGKPPGGPVDPLPDATPVVDGRAPGGLPIPPKFSFAHLLGSPRVALQLRLLGQPNAESQEYGEQVDDILALLAGTYRSAEGVEAHVVPGEGADLQVWILGSSGGESARVAGRGGLRFAANYHVSPGTVLEAVDAYRAAFQPSDVLDKPYVSVSADVVVAEDDERARELATGYGLWVRSIRTAEGAIPFPTPDEARAHVWTDADRELVQDRLDTQFVGSPGRVAARLEQLREATGADELLITTITHDHADRVRSYELLAREWRRG is encoded by the coding sequence ATGTCAGACATCCCCCTCGGCGTCCTCGACCTGGTCCCGGTGTCGTCCGGCTCCACCGCGGCCGACGCGCTGCGCAACTCCATCGACCTGGCCCAGCGGGCCGAACGGCTCGGCTACGCCCGCCACTGGTTCGCCGAGCACCACCTGAACCCCGGAGTGGCCGGCACCTCACCGGCGGTCGTGCTCGCGCTCACCGCGTCCGCGACCTCGACGATCCGGCTCGGCTCCGGAGCCGTGCAACTGGGCCACCGCACCGCCCTGTCCACGGTGGAGGAGTTCGGGCTGATCGACGCGCTGCACCCCGGACGCCTTGACCTGGGCCTGGGCCGGTCCGGCGGCAAGCCGCCCGGCGGGCCCGTCGACCCACTGCCGGACGCGACCCCGGTCGTCGACGGCCGGGCGCCGGGCGGTCTGCCGATCCCGCCGAAGTTCTCCTTCGCGCACCTGCTCGGCTCGCCCCGCGTCGCCCTCCAACTGCGCCTGCTCGGACAGCCGAACGCCGAATCGCAGGAGTACGGCGAGCAGGTCGACGACATCCTGGCGCTGCTGGCCGGCACCTACCGGTCGGCGGAAGGCGTCGAGGCCCATGTGGTCCCGGGCGAGGGCGCCGACCTGCAGGTGTGGATCCTGGGCAGCAGCGGGGGCGAGAGCGCCCGGGTCGCGGGGCGCGGGGGCCTGCGGTTCGCGGCGAACTACCACGTCAGCCCGGGGACCGTACTGGAGGCGGTCGACGCGTACCGGGCCGCGTTCCAGCCCTCCGACGTACTCGACAAGCCCTATGTGAGCGTCTCGGCCGACGTCGTGGTCGCCGAGGACGACGAGCGGGCCCGTGAACTGGCCACCGGCTACGGCCTCTGGGTGCGCAGCATCCGCACGGCCGAGGGCGCGATCCCGTTCCCCACCCCGGACGAGGCCCGCGCCCACGTCTGGACCGACGCGGACCGGGAGTTGGTCCAGGACCGCCTGGACACCCAATTCGTCGGTTCCCCGGGCCGGGTCGCCGCCCGACTGGAGCAGTTGCGGGAGGCCACCGGGGCCGACGAGTTGCTGATCACCACCATCACCCACGACCACGCCGACCGGGTCCGCTCCTACGAGCTGCTCGCGCGGGAGTGGCGACGCGGGTGA
- a CDS encoding LLM class flavin-dependent oxidoreductase: protein MKFLAITLIVHAPDPVTGVQKSTGARFREVLDNALLAEELGFDGFGVGERHERPFISSSPPVVLSHIAALTSRIRLFTAVTTLSLLDPVRAYEDYATLDHLSGGRLELIIGKGNGTAQRELFHVTPEDQWDRNAEGYEVFRTLWRQDKVTAATRFRPGLVDAEVWPRPLQQPVRVWHGSATSKESVDLAARYGDPLFSANVSHPIDPYAELIDHYRERWKHHGHDPARIAVGAGTAGHYAARTSQEAISAYRPVFEGQLAFQRRLGLEPVFPTLEDFVERSSALIGSPQQIVEKVHRYHERFGHTVLHLHADAGGLTDTQHRDSLALFQSAVAPVLRREIPDPPFPWGPVQAAPAPVPLPAGRPVPADR, encoded by the coding sequence ATGAAGTTCCTGGCCATCACGCTGATCGTGCACGCGCCGGACCCGGTGACCGGCGTCCAGAAGTCCACCGGCGCCCGCTTCCGTGAAGTCCTCGACAACGCCCTGCTCGCCGAGGAGCTGGGCTTCGACGGCTTCGGCGTGGGGGAGCGGCACGAGCGCCCGTTCATCTCCTCCTCGCCGCCCGTCGTGCTCAGCCACATCGCCGCCCTCACCTCGCGGATCCGCCTGTTCACGGCGGTCACCACGCTCAGCCTCCTCGACCCGGTGCGCGCCTACGAGGACTACGCCACCCTGGACCACCTGTCGGGCGGCCGTCTCGAACTGATCATCGGCAAGGGCAACGGCACCGCCCAGCGCGAGCTGTTCCACGTCACCCCCGAGGACCAGTGGGACCGCAACGCCGAGGGCTACGAGGTGTTCCGCACGCTCTGGCGGCAGGACAAGGTGACCGCCGCGACCCGCTTCCGCCCCGGACTGGTGGACGCCGAGGTGTGGCCCAGACCGCTCCAGCAGCCCGTCCGCGTCTGGCACGGCAGCGCCACGAGCAAGGAGTCCGTCGACCTCGCCGCCCGCTACGGGGACCCGCTCTTCTCGGCGAACGTCTCCCACCCCATCGATCCGTACGCCGAGTTGATCGACCACTATCGCGAACGGTGGAAGCACCACGGCCACGACCCGGCCCGCATCGCCGTCGGCGCCGGCACGGCCGGCCACTACGCGGCCCGTACGTCACAGGAGGCGATCAGCGCCTACCGGCCGGTCTTCGAGGGCCAGTTGGCGTTCCAGCGGCGGCTCGGTCTGGAACCGGTGTTCCCCACCCTGGAGGACTTCGTGGAGCGCAGCTCCGCGCTGATCGGCAGCCCGCAGCAGATCGTCGAGAAGGTGCACCGCTACCACGAGCGGTTCGGCCACACGGTCCTGCATCTCCACGCGGACGCCGGTGGCCTGACGGACACTCAGCACCGCGACTCGCTCGCACTGTTCCAGTCGGCCGTCGCGCCGGTGCTGCGCCGCGAGATCCCCGATCCGCCGTTCCCCTGGGGCCCGGTGCAGGCCGCACCCGCACCGGTCCCCCTCCCCGCCGGGCGCCCCGTCCCCGCCGACCGCTGA
- a CDS encoding NtaA/DmoA family FMN-dependent monooxygenase (This protein belongs to a clade of FMN-dependent monooxygenases, within a broader family of flavin-dependent oxidoreductases, the luciferase-like monooxygenase (LMM) family, some of whose members use coenzyme F420 rather than FMN.), which yields MSKPRKQIHLAAHFPGVNNTTVWSDPAAGSHIEFSSFAHFARTAERAKFDFLFLAEGLRLREQGGKIYDLDVVGRPDTFTVLSALAAVTEHLGLTGTINSTFNEPYEVARQFASLDHLSDGRAAWNVVTSWDAFTGENFRRGGFLPKEERYSRAREFLATANELFDSWHGDEIAADQETGTFLRDAQAGAFVHRGQHFDIEGRFNVPRSPQGRPVIFQAGDSEEGREFAAAGADAIFSRYATLKEGQAFYADVKGRLARHGRTPDQLLILPAATFVLGDTDAEAEELAREVRRQQVSGATALKHLEFVWNRDLSAYDPDGPLPDIDPDLGEHTLARGRAQVRMYRDPLATAREWRELAAANKWSIRDLVIETGSRQAFVGSAATVADTIDAFVQADASDGFILVPHITPGGLDVFADTVVPLLQERGVFRTEYEGTTLRDHLGLAQPPSGAAAAGSAAGDARAAS from the coding sequence ATGAGCAAGCCCCGTAAGCAGATCCACCTCGCGGCCCACTTCCCCGGCGTCAACAACACCACCGTGTGGAGCGACCCCGCCGCCGGCAGCCACATCGAGTTCAGCTCCTTCGCACACTTCGCGCGCACCGCCGAACGCGCCAAGTTCGACTTCCTGTTCCTCGCGGAGGGCCTGCGCCTGCGCGAACAGGGCGGCAAGATCTACGACTTGGACGTCGTGGGACGGCCCGACACCTTCACGGTCCTGTCCGCGCTCGCCGCCGTCACCGAACACCTCGGACTGACCGGCACCATCAACTCCACCTTCAACGAGCCCTACGAGGTGGCCCGGCAGTTCGCGAGCCTCGACCACCTCTCCGACGGCCGCGCCGCCTGGAACGTCGTCACCTCCTGGGACGCCTTCACCGGCGAGAACTTCCGCCGCGGCGGCTTCCTGCCGAAGGAGGAGCGCTACTCCCGGGCCAGGGAGTTCCTCGCCACCGCCAACGAGCTCTTCGACTCCTGGCACGGGGACGAGATCGCCGCCGACCAGGAGACCGGCACGTTCCTGCGGGACGCGCAGGCCGGCGCCTTCGTCCACCGGGGACAGCACTTCGACATCGAGGGACGGTTCAACGTCCCGCGGTCCCCGCAGGGCCGTCCGGTGATCTTCCAGGCGGGTGACTCCGAGGAGGGCCGGGAGTTCGCCGCCGCCGGCGCCGACGCGATCTTCAGCCGGTACGCCACCCTCAAGGAGGGCCAGGCGTTCTACGCGGACGTCAAGGGCCGCCTGGCCCGGCACGGCCGCACCCCCGACCAGCTGCTGATCCTGCCCGCCGCGACCTTCGTCCTGGGCGACACGGACGCCGAGGCCGAGGAGCTCGCCCGCGAGGTGCGCCGGCAGCAGGTCAGCGGGGCGACCGCGCTCAAGCACCTGGAGTTCGTCTGGAACCGCGACCTGTCCGCGTACGACCCGGACGGCCCGCTGCCCGACATCGACCCCGACCTGGGCGAGCACACCCTGGCCCGCGGCCGGGCCCAGGTGCGGATGTACCGCGACCCGCTGGCCACCGCCCGCGAGTGGCGCGAGCTGGCCGCAGCCAACAAGTGGTCCATCCGCGACCTGGTCATCGAGACCGGCAGCCGCCAGGCCTTCGTCGGCTCGGCGGCGACCGTCGCGGACACCATCGACGCGTTCGTGCAGGCCGACGCGAGCGACGGCTTCATCCTCGTCCCGCACATCACCCCCGGCGGGCTCGACGTCTTCGCCGACACGGTCGTCCCGCTGCTCCAGGAGCGCGGCGTCTTCCGCACGGAGTACGAGGGCACGACCCTGCGCGACCACCTGGGGCTGGCGCAGCCCCCGTCCGGGGCGGCGGCCGCCGGCTCCGCGGCGGGGGACGCGCGGGCGGCGTCATGA
- a CDS encoding LLM class flavin-dependent oxidoreductase, with translation MSTAPSAPPSPEPDSSLRLAVALDGAGWHPAAWREPVARPRDLLTAGYWTDLVTEAERGLLDFVTIEDALGLQSSHFTEPDGRTDQVRGRLDAVLIAARVAPLTSRIGLLPTVVVTHTEPFHISKAIATLDYVSTGRAGVRVQVSARRNEAAHFGRRTLPSFRPEDLESPAVQELTLDLFDEAADYVEAVRRLWDSWEDDAEIRDVATGRFVDRDKLHYIDFESRHFSVKGPSITPRPPQGQPPVGALAHGTVTGAPFRLLGRSADLGFVTPHDTGQARATVAAVRAEQEAAGRAGEPLRLFADLVVFLDDDPAAAAARKERLDGLAGYPYTSDARIFTGTASQLADLLQEFGEAGLTGFRLRPAVAGHDLPAITRGLVPELQHRGVFRQAYEADTLRGLLGLQRPAGRYATDGALAGAATAAAADAVATA, from the coding sequence GTGTCGACAGCACCCTCCGCACCGCCCTCCCCCGAGCCCGACTCCTCCCTGCGTCTCGCCGTGGCGCTCGACGGCGCCGGCTGGCACCCCGCCGCCTGGCGCGAGCCCGTGGCGCGCCCCCGTGACCTGCTCACCGCCGGCTACTGGACCGACCTCGTCACCGAGGCCGAACGCGGCCTGCTCGACTTCGTGACCATCGAGGACGCCCTCGGCCTGCAGTCCTCGCACTTCACCGAACCCGACGGCCGGACCGACCAGGTCCGCGGCCGCCTCGACGCCGTCCTCATCGCCGCCCGGGTCGCCCCGCTGACCAGCCGCATAGGTCTGCTGCCGACCGTGGTGGTCACCCACACGGAGCCCTTCCACATCTCGAAGGCCATCGCCACGCTCGACTACGTGAGCACCGGCCGTGCGGGCGTACGGGTCCAGGTGTCGGCCCGCCGCAACGAGGCCGCGCACTTCGGCCGCCGCACGCTCCCCTCCTTCCGCCCCGAGGACCTGGAGAGCCCCGCGGTACAGGAGCTGACGCTCGACCTCTTCGACGAGGCGGCCGACTACGTCGAGGCGGTCCGCCGGCTGTGGGACAGCTGGGAGGACGACGCGGAGATCCGGGACGTCGCCACCGGCCGCTTCGTCGACCGGGACAAGCTGCACTACATCGACTTCGAGAGCAGGCACTTCAGCGTCAAGGGGCCCTCGATCACGCCCCGGCCCCCGCAGGGCCAACCGCCTGTCGGGGCGCTGGCCCACGGGACCGTGACCGGCGCGCCGTTCCGGCTGCTGGGCCGCTCCGCCGACCTCGGGTTCGTCACCCCGCACGACACCGGACAGGCCCGGGCGACGGTCGCCGCGGTGCGCGCCGAACAGGAGGCGGCCGGGCGGGCCGGGGAACCCCTCCGCCTCTTCGCCGACCTGGTGGTCTTCCTGGACGACGACCCCGCCGCGGCCGCCGCCCGCAAGGAGCGGCTCGACGGCCTCGCGGGCTACCCGTACACGAGCGACGCCCGGATCTTCACCGGCACCGCGTCCCAACTGGCCGATCTGCTCCAGGAGTTCGGCGAGGCCGGACTGACCGGCTTCCGGCTGCGGCCCGCCGTCGCCGGCCACGACCTCCCGGCGATCACCCGGGGCCTGGTCCCCGAACTCCAGCACCGGGGCGTCTTCCGGCAGGCGTACGAGGCCGACACCCTGCGCGGGCTGCTCGGACTCCAACGCCCGGCCGGCCGCTACGCCACCGACGGCGCTCTCGCCGGTGCCGCGACAGCTGCCGCCGCCGACGCCGTCGCCACCGCCTGA
- a CDS encoding putative leader peptide codes for MGSRTAGPRRPPRHRRPVPTVRDRFRPVGRNRAVVLLSASTSRRRPSTGPRTRPAGPGPPAAGTEVTHVRPRPVPRLRVPKLTPRRRVRLYSRPHIDLLRFAGALCRP; via the coding sequence GTGGGCAGCCGAACCGCCGGACCGCGGCGTCCACCCCGCCACCGGCGTCCGGTCCCGACCGTCCGGGATCGATTCCGCCCTGTCGGAAGAAACCGCGCGGTCGTACTGTTGAGTGCGTCGACGAGCAGACGGCGCCCGAGCACGGGACCGCGAACGAGGCCGGCCGGACCTGGTCCGCCGGCCGCAGGGACGGAGGTGACGCACGTGCGGCCACGCCCCGTGCCCCGCCTCCGCGTCCCGAAGCTCACCCCGCGGCGCCGCGTACGCCTGTACTCGCGGCCGCACATCGACCTCCTGCGCTTCGCCGGCGCGCTCTGTCGACCCTGA
- a CDS encoding putative leader peptide, producing MDGWELPRNGLTRRLHIDLLRVSSAY from the coding sequence GTGGACGGGTGGGAATTGCCCAGGAACGGCTTGACGAGGCGACTGCACATCGACCTGTTGCGCGTCTCCAGCGCCTACTAG
- a CDS encoding glutathione S-transferase family protein: MPETVSRGSGTGTFATAVRAAVTGTPACGAVVPGPSARPHRFRGRIGVGLAGGFYPAPHRYQLYLSEGCQRSLRVSITLALLGLENSTATTVLTRPAETPDAFAALRRAYEATWHHYDGPLTAPALCDRWSGRVVSNHTPDILRDLADLSGLRDEEAAGLPALRPPSLAAEIDALRELLARDVTPTARPAARAATLSLLDHQLSSRRYVLGDEITAADVDLWVALTHLGTDGAPTACPRLDAYVRRLGRHPAFAGGVRAAR; this comes from the coding sequence ATGCCCGAGACAGTTTCCCGCGGTTCAGGTACAGGTACCTTCGCGACGGCCGTACGAGCGGCCGTCACCGGCACGCCCGCCTGCGGCGCGGTCGTACCCGGCCCGTCCGCACGTCCGCACCGCTTCCGCGGCCGCATCGGCGTCGGCCTCGCCGGCGGCTTCTACCCGGCGCCGCACCGCTACCAGCTGTACCTGTCCGAAGGCTGTCAGCGTTCGCTGCGCGTCTCGATCACCCTCGCCCTGCTGGGCCTCGAGAACTCGACCGCCACGACGGTCCTGACCCGCCCCGCCGAGACCCCCGACGCCTTCGCGGCACTGCGCCGGGCCTACGAGGCGACCTGGCACCACTACGACGGCCCGCTCACCGCTCCCGCCCTGTGCGACCGGTGGAGCGGACGCGTCGTCAGCAACCACACGCCCGACATCCTGCGCGACCTGGCCGACCTCTCCGGGCTCCGGGACGAGGAGGCGGCCGGTCTGCCCGCCCTGCGTCCGCCGTCCCTCGCCGCGGAGATCGACGCGCTGCGCGAACTCCTCGCCCGGGACGTCACACCGACCGCGCGCCCCGCGGCCCGGGCCGCGACCCTGTCCCTGCTCGACCACCAACTGTCGTCCCGGCGCTACGTGCTGGGCGACGAGATCACCGCCGCGGACGTGGACCTCTGGGTGGCGCTCACCCACCTCGGCACGGACGGCGCCCCGACCGCGTGCCCCCGGCTGGACGCGTACGTCCGCCGGCTCGGCCGGCACCCGGCCTTCGCGGGCGGCGTGCGCGCGGCCCGCTAG
- a CDS encoding GNAT family N-acetyltransferase: MIMGEDRAVRRVPAIRWVTEEWEAAAPVRLREQMSAELAPRYAPVEHRRVRPPQPAAEEILVTWVAYADDVPVATASLRRLPDRHEVKRVFVDAGHRGRGLARAALAAVGSSALDLGIDRLWLQTGELQPEALGLYAREGWQRVRPYAPYDLNPFSVCFTKALTERAPLPC; this comes from the coding sequence ATGATCATGGGAGAAGACCGTGCCGTCCGGCGGGTGCCGGCGATCCGCTGGGTCACCGAGGAGTGGGAGGCCGCCGCTCCGGTCCGGCTGCGCGAGCAGATGTCCGCCGAACTGGCCCCGCGCTACGCGCCGGTCGAGCACCGGCGCGTCCGCCCGCCGCAGCCCGCGGCCGAGGAGATCCTGGTCACCTGGGTCGCGTACGCCGACGACGTGCCCGTGGCCACCGCCTCGCTGCGCAGGCTGCCCGACCGGCACGAGGTGAAGCGGGTGTTCGTGGACGCCGGCCACCGCGGCCGGGGCCTGGCGCGGGCGGCCCTGGCGGCGGTGGGGTCGAGCGCGCTGGACCTCGGCATCGACCGGCTGTGGCTGCAGACGGGCGAGCTCCAGCCGGAGGCCCTGGGGCTCTACGCGCGGGAGGGCTGGCAGCGGGTGCGGCCGTACGCCCCATACGACCTCAACCCGTTCAGTGTCTGCTTCACCAAGGCCCTCACGGAACGGGCACCACTGCCCTGCTGA
- a CDS encoding C40 family peptidase — translation MKAAPSSADVNGDEPSREEVQRRIANLYDRVENATGNFNATRAMTTAARGAGRPAPDGRGGRGDRGGAAGAGAPLPDIAKQWFDVGRGQLGPVFPAVLPPDRMPDREAAGSRPADPGGRPGGRGRETPDRPVLELTAGPSGAGAAGSVAELTARPVAELTAGAGAGAGAGAGAGTAPVAALPAVPAQRQATDRALPGAAGEPSQAALRTRKQRNQRKLGQARELLAGHAARRGAPVAEIAPVPAPAPAPAEIAWPSAAEQTYSGTGTGSWQQPSTGFAPGPYAGDTSYAAGAPYVGGAPYAATEPHMGADPRTGTDMRAGIDMYAGTGAYPVGQGTYGGPDMYAGPGAHPGPDPLASAHQGIVGGVLYPGTDQYTGPSLYIDASTPIAAGVAADMRAGIGSRTAGPVYVEPVYAEPVYVEPVYAEPVRTDPGYGGQGARAAEFARAQIGKPCVWGAMGPGSYDCSSLTQAAWKVAGVALPRTVQEQAAAGTPVAVSDMRPGDLVLFNGPVGHVGICTTNGMMIHAPSPGAAIREESIYWAGEPAIHGVVRPA, via the coding sequence GTGAAGGCGGCCCCCTCCTCCGCGGACGTGAACGGCGACGAGCCGAGCCGCGAGGAGGTCCAGCGGCGGATCGCCAATCTCTACGACCGGGTCGAGAACGCCACCGGCAACTTCAACGCGACCCGCGCGATGACCACGGCGGCACGCGGCGCGGGCAGGCCGGCTCCCGATGGCAGGGGAGGCCGCGGCGACCGTGGCGGCGCCGCCGGTGCGGGCGCCCCGCTGCCGGACATCGCGAAGCAGTGGTTCGACGTGGGACGCGGGCAGTTGGGCCCCGTCTTCCCGGCGGTGCTGCCGCCCGACAGGATGCCGGACCGCGAGGCGGCCGGGTCACGGCCCGCCGACCCGGGCGGGCGCCCGGGCGGCCGCGGCCGGGAGACGCCCGACAGGCCCGTCCTGGAACTGACCGCAGGCCCGTCCGGCGCGGGCGCCGCCGGGTCCGTCGCGGAGCTGACCGCGCGGCCCGTGGCCGAGTTGACCGCCGGAGCCGGAGCCGGAGCCGGAGCCGGAGCCGGAGCCGGCACCGCCCCCGTCGCCGCGCTGCCCGCCGTGCCGGCGCAGCGGCAGGCGACCGACCGCGCCCTGCCCGGAGCGGCCGGCGAGCCCTCGCAGGCGGCGCTGCGCACCCGCAAGCAACGCAACCAGCGCAAGCTGGGCCAGGCCCGCGAGCTGCTGGCCGGGCATGCGGCCCGGCGCGGCGCACCCGTCGCAGAGATCGCGCCCGTGCCTGCACCCGCGCCCGCGCCGGCCGAGATCGCCTGGCCGTCCGCCGCGGAGCAGACCTACTCCGGGACCGGGACGGGCTCCTGGCAGCAGCCGTCCACCGGCTTCGCACCCGGGCCGTACGCGGGCGACACGTCGTACGCGGCAGGCGCGCCCTACGTGGGCGGCGCGCCGTACGCGGCCACGGAGCCCCACATGGGCGCCGACCCGCGCACGGGTACGGACATGCGGGCCGGCATCGACATGTACGCCGGTACGGGGGCGTATCCCGTCGGCCAGGGCACGTACGGCGGCCCGGACATGTACGCCGGCCCGGGCGCTCACCCCGGCCCGGACCCGCTGGCCTCCGCCCACCAGGGCATCGTCGGCGGTGTCCTGTACCCCGGCACGGACCAGTACACCGGTCCGAGCCTCTACATCGACGCGAGCACGCCCATCGCCGCGGGGGTCGCCGCCGACATGCGGGCGGGGATCGGCTCCAGGACCGCGGGGCCGGTGTACGTCGAGCCCGTGTACGCCGAACCCGTGTACGTCGAGCCGGTGTACGCCGAGCCCGTCCGCACCGACCCCGGGTACGGCGGACAGGGCGCCAGGGCTGCCGAGTTCGCCCGCGCGCAGATCGGCAAGCCGTGCGTCTGGGGCGCGATGGGGCCGGGCTCGTACGACTGTTCGAGCCTCACCCAGGCCGCCTGGAAGGTCGCCGGGGTCGCGCTGCCGCGTACCGTCCAGGAACAGGCGGCCGCCGGCACACCGGTCGCCGTCTCCGACATGCGCCCCGGTGACCTGGTCCTCTTCAACGGGCCGGTCGGCCACGTCGGCATCTGCACCACCAACGGCATGATGATCCACGCGCCGAGCCCGGGCGCGGCCATCCGCGAGGAATCGATCTACTGGGCCGGCGAGCCGGCGATCCACGGCGTGGTCCGGCCCGCCTAG